The Malus domestica chromosome 08, GDT2T_hap1 genomic interval TCTTTGCGTAAATGTATTTGTCTGTTAAATATGGAACATTAAAAAGGTATTTTGTCCAGGTCAAGTTGGAGCAATTCAATTAGGAGTGATCAGGGCTTTGCAAAATTGGGAACCCGGCTTGCGTCCTGCATTAAAAGAATGTAAATATTTCTCCTCCCCCTTTTTCCGCTGGTTATTTATGTTTTATAGGGAGAAACTGATCTTAACCTTGCAAGATTGTCGATTGTactgatttgttttcttttacacGATTTTGTATAGCTACGTGTTCTTTGCTTGCTAACCTAGCAATTCATTTGTCTTTCCAGCTGGTTTCTTGACAAGGGACTTGCGTGTGGTGGAAAGGAAAAAACCCGGAAATGCAAAGGCAAGTAAGAGTTTCCAATGGGTTAAGCGTTGATAAATTGCTCCGAGCTTGTTTTTCTGCGAAGTTTTGTATTGGAATATCAAGTATAATTTACTGCAATTGCTTATTAAGATCCAGCCATATGCCCTTGCATGGCATTAGTAGTGTAGCTTTGTAGTAGATCATGAGTGCTACAAGAATTTTGTAGATTCTGTGATTGGAGAAAACATTTGGAGCTATTCGATTTGTTTCTGATGCTTTCTTTTTTCCACGGTTTATTatgttttcttatttattttgtagattTGGAATGTCGCTGGAAGAAACTTAAGCAATATTGTGAAAGGCTGAAATGGTGAAGATACAAATCAATTCCAAATTATGTAAGAACACAGCTCGTTTGATCTTTTTCCaggcaaaaataaattaagaatgCTATCCAACACAACAGTTTTAATGACGTGCGGACGAATGTCGATGTGGGATTATGTAAGATCAGACTACTTAGACCCTGTTTGGCACACCGGTTAGTACTAATAATACGGAGTACGGTGTTTGGTGTCCGTTTGGATTAAATAACCACCGGATTAAATAATCTGACCCCCCCTCCTTTATCTGGCTGATACCCGCTTAGTTATACAGCCCAAAACCTCGGTATTATTTAGTCGGGTAGAAACACgcctctctcgctctctctatCCCGCATGGCTTGCCCTCTAATCTGAATCCCAGGTTCTTCTCCTCATCTGTTCCGCCCTCCTGcaactcctcctcctcctcagttTCGCCCTCCTACAACTTCTCCTCATCCTCCTTCTCTGATCACCTCGAACGGCGTAAAAGGACAATCGCGATGGACTGACGAAACTCGAATGGGATAAGAAAAGTGCTTCAAATTACAGAGAGTTCCTCTCGCCGCTCGCTCTACTCCTCTCACATCGCTTGCTCTCCTCTCTGAATCCAAGGTTCTTCCTCCAATTCTGAATCTGagattcttcttcctcctccctgttttcttgcaatttttcttcttctctctttgtTCTACCCTCCTATTTCTcttccaacttttttttttcaatcagaTTGAATCTGATTGTtgtttttctctcaaatttttgcaaatgattttataaattttcaaTTGCTAAAGAACCCATCTGCCTCTTTTGGGTCATATCCTTCATAACCATTCTACTTTTGCTGGGCTAATTTgtagctaaaaaaaaaaagaaggattggGAAAAAAAACGATGAGAATTTGAAAGGTGGGTTTTGCTGGGTTTCTTGTTGCTGCCTTTGTGATGGGGTTTAGTTCAGGGGAGCAgacggggaagaagaagaagggatagagagggagggagttttttggggggggggggggggggctttgcgGCGGAGAGATCTGAGAACAAAAGtgatgattttagtttttttttttaattttattttaagtttagttttattttaagtttgattcttcCTATTTGGTATAATACCAAATACAGTATACATAATACGGTCATTAGtctgatactgcaccaaacgcttgactaatttagtcagtactatccggtgactatttatcctatctgacagaaatagtcagtgtagTCCGAGCTGCTAAACGAGGCCTTAAAGTATGTTGTGGGCATTGGATCGGATTGTTAATTCATAAAATTCAAGGGTTTTGAGGTGATTAGAAGAGATTAGACATGAAATAAAGGTACGTATCCCTTTTGATCCTACCATTTTGTGGGCATTGTAAGGGATAAGCATCTTAACGAGTAATCAAACTTCTAATCTTGTGGTTGGACaaaatttcttcaaaatacCTTGAATCCAATGCGCAATTCGATCCAATCTTAGGCGCCAAACAAGTCCTCAATGTGCCTACACGTCTAGAATGAGTTAAGtatggattgttttatttcttattttgtgcATATATTACTACATTGGAAAGCTGAGCGTAAGAGCGATATATCCAGTTTTAGGATTATTTTTGCTAGAGCTCATAACTAGTAGATCAACAATAGTAAGAGATGTAGCACCTGACCTTCGCGCTTATGTCAATGGGTGGCTTCTAAATTTGAGAGAATGGAAATTGAGAGCATAGTGGATTCAAGAATACAGGGTCAGCACAGCAACTTTTCCGCTCGAAAAGCTACAGAAACTGCCACGGCATGTGTGCCTTCGACGTCAACCAAAGGTCGAATATAATGTTCGTCTATAACGAATTGAAGGAATGTTTTGAAATTACAGAGACTCCGAAGAGCATCGATACTAGTTCATTGTTCATGTAAAGCTGAATTATCAAGGGCATACCACCACCTATAACAAAAAACATGTTTTCACATTGTTACCAAATGAGGGGTAGACTGTTGCCCCCTGCACCCGAGGTTATGAAGTCGACTCTCCCGTCCCCATTATAGCTTGcatcaaaaaaaataataataataataatgtgtaTAATTGTTAGAAGGGGAAACTTGATATAGGTCCAATTTTTGTAAGCAATTATTAGATATAGTCCAGTTTTACTTAATTATTAGGTTAGATCCAGTGATTCATTGTCCACATCATCTTAATTGTAGGATTAGTTTTAAACAATACTATCTATTCTTCCAAATAATTACTCCTGTACAGCCAGTCTCTTGTACGTACGTGGTCTTCTACTTCCTCTATTCCGTCTTTTTGTTCCTCCTCTACAAAAtcacttcttctttcttccacGAATTGCAAAATCTTATGATTCTTGTTTATGCATATATAATTGCAGGCTCTCACGATTAATTTCTTCTTCAGTTTTTTGGTATGTATTAAGTAGAATAAATCTGCTTTATAGGTATAAAGTATTTGTCTTCCTAAAGAGTAGGTATACATAAAATTGAATGTATCTGGAAAATCAAATCCTAAATGCCCCAGCAAAGGAATAAACCCTCCATCCCCAGCACTCATAGTCACCAAACTGCTGCTCCACTTTAATTTGcgccttccaccaattcaagtaaacaaaattttgtttcatttttttgggaCACAAGGGAGAATATTAAACAAATTAAGATGGCATCATATTTAAAGATCCCCAAACACCAAGGTACAAGCACAGAAACTAAGACAAGCTTTGAATCAAATGGGTGTATACAAACTCTGGCCATACGAGGAGGGATTGGGTGTACCATGAATTATACACAAGGAGAATTGGAGATACATAAATCATTCCACCAAAACAggtagataaaaataaataaattaattacacaCATAGAGGTGGAATGAAAACCCTTTTCCACCCACAGAGGTAGACAAAAACACATAACTTACGTACCTCTatcacaagtttttttttttttttaaatttttttttaatctaccTCTCACAATTGTTTTacgtttattttttataaacttatcatattttttgtatatgttgcagtcctattagattaggaatgtgattgtgtaaatcctagtgtatctagagatatcttggaatattctctAGGCTTagatatcctattagagttgtaatcctaataaggatttaaccttctctgctactataaataaaggcataatggggtgatataacacacacctcacaattacacatctctctccttctctttgtgctgcacctctctctctatggcctccataattgttcagtaaattatgcctataacacgttatcagcacgctgtTGACGCTGTGCTAAAgaagtttgatcttcaatcaggggaatattacgttttaatcattctttttatgattaatttattattttgttgaatTGTTCTACATggtattgattcaatttaatttttctttgttgaacgtgatacaatgcattggagatgcaatttcgGCTTTCCGAGAATGATCTTctacaatttaatttttcatcaTGATGTCGTTGACATAGACCTTTATTGTTACTTCAATCtgcttcttgaacatcatgtttaccCGTCATTGGTAGGTGGCTCCCGCATTCTTGAGATcaaagggcatgactttgtaaCAGTAGGTGCCTTTCTCGATCATGAACACGGTATTTTCCTTGTTAGGCTGGTGCATGACAATCTAATTGTAGCTTGAGTATGCAGCTAAGTAGCTAGTTCCCGAATGTCAAGCCACTGGTCCAATTTGGGGAACTGGATAAAGGTCTTTAAGGAACGACGTTGGCTAGCCATGTTGAGTGCATCACTTTCGCGATGAACCCGACCTATGACAACTTGTTTATCTTCGTTCCATCATCATCACCCATTCGGGAGCAAAGTGTCACCTATTCTGGATCACTGGTTTAACAACAGGGTCGACGTgtagcttgtggaaagttatcTCGGGATCGATGTCGGACATGTCAGAGGGTGACCAAGCATAGACATCACATTTTTTCTAAGTAAAATGGTGAGTCGATTCTAACCGTCTTCCCGGGCTGTTGGGGATTAAGAACAATGTGCTTGGCGTCTTCTTTTGGTTTCCATCTTGGCTCATCTGTCATGGTGTCGACCTGGATACCATCTTTTTGATCCGCTTGCATGTTATTAATTAGGTGGAGGTTGAACCGTCATTCTTCACATTTTTAAATGGTTAATTATGTGAAGCATTTTTATTGGATTATGTATATGCTATCAAACAAGCAAACATAATGGTACATAAAATAAGTAAACATATTTGTCCTGTGATTCCTCTAAAATTGAGGTATTAGGAAAATATTTAGCTTTCAAAATTCGAGCTAAGAGTGACTCCGGGAATAACATGACCTTCCAACCAATTTTTGCCAGCATATGGGCAAGGTTGAAAAAGGGTTGTTCATTGAAGCCTGCCCGGTGCACCCCTATTTGAGTTTTTTTATCCCTCCACCAAAAGTGCGCAAGCAAGCGTTCAATTTCTTTGGATGAATTCACAGGGAGCTTAAAGCAGTAGAAGTATTTAGTTTACACTACACACCAGTAAAATTGTGGATTTAATGAAACCCAAAGAAgcaaaaaatttgtaaaagagaaaaggaaaaacatgAAGAACATGGAGAGCTAAGACAAACATACATATATAACTGGCTAAAATATTACATTGATCACTTCATTCACTCTCAAGGTGCATATGATCAAAACATACGTCAAAAAAATTAACACATGCACGTAGCCAAAATACAACATGACTTAATTACGGAGGTTCCAAAAAAGATTTGTGCATAATCTTTCATGGCCCTTTCGTAACTGTAACACGGCATGGCAGGAACATAACTTGGAACACTGATATGTATATCGATAAGGTCGATTCCTTTGGTTTTGGGAATCTTGGTAGTGAAATCTTGTGATCAGGTATGTTCATTTGTGCTATTGTGATGATCGGCACTTACTGGCAGCTCAAGGTTACGAGTTTTCTCATCTTTCAACGGTGCGCTTGAGGCTAGAGGGTCCTTGCTTTTTCCCCAGACCACAGTGTAGAGCCCGAACACTATGCAAATCGCTCCAATTATACTGAGACAGAGAACAAGGGAGACAACcagcaaaataaataaaacaactaTGATGATTGCTTTGTTTTGTAGAGTTATGCATGCATTCATGAATGACTATTAGCTATTAATAGTACATTTGTACGTGCGAGATTCACTACATAACTTATATGCATCTACGGTGACAATTATCCACATGAGCTatcatatataatttttaatactTATAGCAAAGAAATTGGTCCATGAGttgtatcatctctctaatagatATGTGAGTCATAAACCTCACCAGTCTTTCATTTAATTAGAGAGATGGTTCAACACATGATCAATTGAGACGATAGAAATAGTTTTATTCAATTTATAGAGAAATTTTAGCGTTATATACCTTCCAAGGTGGACTTGCTCAGCTAAAACGATAGCCCCTAGAGCAGCGGTGATGATCATGCAGAGGGGGCTGAAAGCGGTCACGAAAACGGGGCCTCGTTCCCTAATCACAACTCCTTGCACATAATATGCAATCCCAGAACAAACCACTCCCTAATTATGATTCACAAGATTAATATATAACGTGTGAGATGATTTTATTATATGTTACAAAGGCTCGTTTGTGAATATGGGAATGTAGTGTTGTATGTGTACTCACAGAGTAAACGGAAGCAAGAAGCCTTGAGTCCCAACCTATAACCCAAACACTCAGTTTTCGTTCCACTGCAAATGTTATTACTCCACCTTCCAACATACCCATCAAGCATATCCAAGCCGTGAGAGAGAGCTCTGCCGGGTATTTCTTCAACGTAAATGACTGATTGCAACACATAAAAGCTTGGATTAACTTAATTATCATATACATTAATATATAAGAAATCTTCAACACTACAAAAACGCCCTTTTAAGCCAATAGAGAATGTGTTTGCAATGATGTCAAATTTTTTAGTTTAAATAGATTAGTATTTTTATGTTGATGCGTGACATTATACTGATAATTTTATAAGTACTTCACATGCCAAATAGAGTTTTCTTGCCAAACTTATATTGATCGACAAATACTTAAATTGTTAGATTGTTaatttgaacttcaaattcaaaCAATAGTCAACCTAATCAATAATCCTAATTCCAATTTGGCAAGAGAGGATTTCTCATTATTTGGCAACAAAATATTACCTATATCTGTAAAAATAGGTAGGTGACAAATATTAATTGTGAATAGCTAGGTACTCACTTGAAGAATGAAGAAACTTGCCCAACCACCGCAGCTGCCTATGAGCATCAAGGGGCCAGCAATCCAATGCTGTTCGATGGAGTCGGTGGTGCTGCTGTTGTGGCTGTGTGAGTGTCCTCGTATGATATCCACAATGGGGCCTTTGTACAATGTCATGATCATTGCTCCTCCCACTGTGACTACGGTTCCAATCACCTTCGCTAGGCTATGTAGCTTCTTAACGTTCACAGTCTCTAGCCTAGTTAATCAAACGATAATAGTTAAAATTAGGACAACGGTGAGGtaaacttttttattattttggatttGTACATATCATAATTCCATAAGAAAAATAGGATTTTAATTCGatcaaatatatattaatatcaACCGATCAAATGAGATTATATAGATGCTTGTAAACTTAGAAAGATTGTATATGATAGTATCAATGTATAATGCAATGTTTATGAAAGAGCAAATCATATAATTTTCGATCAAATAACATTTGGACATTCTGTTATCAAATGTATTTTCTCTAATTCTCTTGGGAGACCGACCTATTAATCTTATCTGATTTTCCTCCAAATTAATATGAATTTGTGGGATAGGAAATAGAGAGGAATTATTCGTGGACAGATAAGGACGAAAAATGCACCAGAAGGAAAGAGAGCAGTATCTTATGTCATTCAGAGTAAACACTGGATTAATCTCTTAAGTTTTATTCTAGGAAACATAAATTATATCCATATTACCACTACTTTATACAGCAAACTAGCATTGGATTCCACAAGTAGAGAATCCGAATTTCTTGGTTTACATTTTTCTATTTATGAGCAAGAAGAAGTATCACTCGATCATGAGCTATTTAATTAGTTGCAAGTTTATTATTGcttttattttgacaaaatgataTTTTAATCTATTCTAAGATCATCTAATGAAAAGACTCAAATGTTAGACCTATATTCTTTATATTCTGTCATAATAAAAGGGTGGTGTTTTTTAGTATTTTGATTTTCTCCTCCAATGCAAAGACTTATATCCTTAGatctatatatttatattttgatttgtaAGATTTGAGTCAAAACTCAAAGTTGTGTGCATTCGAGAGGATTGCACTCAAAGCTCAAATCTTATTTTTCTTGGTTGAATAAAATTTATCCTTGTTGGTTGGGTTCCACCTTGGATGCCTCATGTTGAAACCCACAATTAATTTGGGTCTCACTTTGGCCAGAAACTCAAATATGAAGCTTAACTCATATAAGATTTGAGTCATTCTCCAATACATTAGAGATGCTATAAACCACGAAGAATGATTCAAACTTATGTATTGATAAGAAAAATTACATTACTTTAACCAATTTGGCTGCCCGTATTAgcaaacttacttttaattattaattatacttatttttttttctctttactGCAAGTGCCACGTGTGAGGACTTACGTCATGTCTTTCAAAACTTTTCCATAGTAATCCAAACAAGGATGAATATTTCTTCtttcatattatatatgtgAACTGATTATGATAGAATCATGTCCACCATGATGTCAGCGAAAATAACAGGAAGAAAAAAGTCTCTAGTCACATGAAGTGGCACGATGTGATTGGAACAGTATATGCCAATCCCCGTAGTGCCTTCCAATGTTTTGTCTCCCAAACATACCTCaaacctttttatttgtttaatttgcaTAAGCG includes:
- the LOC139198427 gene encoding WAT1-related protein At1g21890-like, with amino-acid sequence MGESKLSLFLIKIKPYLAMISLQFGYSGMYIISMVSFKHGMSHFVLSVYRHVVAFCVIAPFAFFLERKIRPRMTLPIFLRIVLLGFLEPVLDQNLYFLGMKYTSATFASAVVNVLPAITFIMALCFRLETVNVKKLHSLAKVIGTVVTVGGAMIMTLYKGPIVDIIRGHSHSHNSSTTDSIEQHWIAGPLMLIGSCGGWASFFILQSFTLKKYPAELSLTAWICLMGMLEGGVITFAVERKLSVWVIGWDSRLLASVYSGVVCSGIAYYVQGVVIRERGPVFVTAFSPLCMIITAALGAIVLAEQVHLGSIIGAICIVFGLYTVVWGKSKDPLASSAPLKDEKTRNLELPVSADHHNSTNEHT